The nucleotide sequence ACGTTCTGACGAATTTCGTCTCGACGGGCATCCCCGTATGATTCGCGACGGTGGCAATAATGACGTTGTACTTGTCCATTTTCAGCAATGCCTTCAGGGATTCGTACATTTTTGGGTCGGTAATGTCGTAGTGTGTCGTAAAGATGTAGTTGTCGTCTTTGTTCAGACGGAACTGGACAATACAGACCCCTATGGTCTTGCCGTCAAAGGGCATCAGCAGAAATGTCGGCTTGAAGTCGCACTCCAGCTCGGGGGCGTCGAGCAGCGCCTCCGCCCCGTCGCTGAGGCGCAGAAGGATCATGGGTTCATCGTTTTCGACTCCCAATGGGATGGCATCGCCCGGGTCCATGGCGAGGATGGCTTGTTGTACTTCCGCCGGTAATTCATGGTTGAAAATCATAAGTCGGTTCCTTTGTGGTTTTCCCCGGACCTACATTTTTTGTTCTTCCGCACGCCATCCGGCGCCAAATGTCGCGCCCGTTTCCTGCATTCAGCGGTAAATGAAAGCACCAAAAAAGGAGGCAATGTGCCAAAAGGGACGATCATTACGCTGCAGGAAGTACAGGAGATTTTTTTCGAGAAAAAGATCCTCGGGTTCGACCAAGAGAAGATCGCCGAACTCTACTACCTCATCGACGATCACGGCTACGTCTGCCTTCGCGACCCTGACCGAACCTGGGCGCCCAACATGGATGAGGACGACGAACGGATGGCCTACAACGAGATCGCTGACATCCTCGAGCTGGACCACTCCATCATCGAGGAGTACTACATGGTCATCGCCGCCGCCGTCCAGGCCGCCTGCGAGCAGTTTACCGACATGACGCAGCGGGAAAAGGTCCCCTTCTACATCATCGCACTGCACGAACTGCTGCCGTAGGATCGGTGCGTGCCGGGGGTTGGGGAAACGTAATAGCTTAGAGAAAGTAGAGGTTGTGGGCTTCGGTATCGACGATCTCGAAAGAGACATCGTGGCCGACACGCAGCGCACGGATGCCCTCGGAACGGCGGTGGTGGATCTGGCACTCCGCGATGGAGACCGTCTTGTGTTCGGCACGGAGCCGGATAATGCCGTAACCGTTTTCGGCATCGTACCAGATGACCGTCCCTTCATATCTTTCTTGCATCATTCTAAAAACCTTATTGTATTCGTACGGGAGTGCGGGTGTCTGGGGAAGGCGGTACTGTGGGTATTCAGTGCCGCAGGTTCTGCCAGGAAATGGGGTTGTGAAAATCCAGACCGCTGCGCTGCCACTGGGCGCGTTCACTGTCCCTGGAGTGGAGGAGCCCCTCGATAAGTTTGTACTTCAGACCGGTGACGGTACTGGTCAGCTCTTTGCCTTCACTCAGTGCCTTGAGTGTCTCTTCCTTCGTGTCCATCGTGGGTCCTTTAAGTCGCTCTATAAGAGAGCAGTGCTCTCTTAATCAAACGCCTAAAACGGCGGAAAGCTCCGCCGCAAGGAGTTACAGCGCGGTAACGTTCTCCGCCTGCGGGCCTTTCTGCCCCTGGCCGATCTCGTAAGTCACTTCCTGACCTTCCTGGAGTTCGACACGGCCGTAGCCGCTTCTGTTGACCTGGCGGAAGTGTACAAATACGTCGTCGCCGCCTTCTTTAGGGGCGATAAACCCAAAACCTTTTTCGCTGTTGAACCATTTAACGGTTCCGTGTTTAAGATCTGCCATTGCAAAACCTTCTTGTTGGAGTGTTGTCAAAATATAATGCGGAGTAAAACGAGGCATAGAAAATACTGAGGAAGTCTTCAATAATCACAAACCAAGATGAAACTCTAGATCATCTTTCAATGCCTTAATTATACCTGAAATATTCAAAGGAAGCAAGCGTGTATGAAAGGAATTACCGGTTCCATGCCGGCATTCTTATTACACGAAAAGACGCCAGGCCGTGCGGTGGGATTCGTTTTTGCACATTAAAAGCGCTTATGCAACAAACACAGAAGAACTTCCATGCAACAAGGAGCAAAAGTAATGGCATTCGAACTGATGAAACTGCCTTTTGAAGAGGCGGCACTTGAACCGATGATCTCCGCGGAGACGATCCAGTACCACTACGGCAAGCACCACCAGGGCTACGTCAACAACCTGAACGGGCTGATCGCGGGCGGTAAGTACGAAAACGCGTCACTGCTGGAGATCATCCGCAAATCCAAGGGGCCGACGTTCAACAATGCCGCGCAGGTCTTCAACCATGATTTCTACTGGTACGGCCTGAGCACGGAGAAGACCTCTCCTTCCAGCGTGCTCATGGACAAGATCGAGCACGACCACGGCTCCATGGAGGACTTCAAAGACGCCTTCCTCAACGCCGCCGCAAGCCTCTTCGGTTCGGGATGGTGCTGGCTGGTCGTTCAGGACGGCAGCCTCGCCATCAAGAAGTACAGCAATGCCGAAACGCCCGTGAAAGACGGCCTTAAACCGCTGCTCGTCTGCGACGTCTGGGAACACGCCTACTACATCGACCAGCGCAACAACCGCGCAGCCTACCTGGAAAACTGGTGGAAGCTCGTTAACTGGAAATTCGTTTCCGACAACTACGCCGCCAAAGAGGACGACCCCATCATCGGGTACAACTAGGCCGGATTCTCCGCGCTTTGGGCGCCCCTCTCACCCGAGGGTGACCTTGTAGCCGATTTTGGAGTAGCAGGTAATGAGGTCCTTGGGAATCTTCTGCCGAATACGAAAGATCAAGGAACGCAGGGCCCCCTCCCCGACCAGTTCCCCGTCCCAGACATAATTTTCGATCTGTTCGACACTGACGACTTTGCCGAAATTTTTCACCACGAGTCGCATGAACTTCTTCTCTTTATCGTTCAGCGGCACCTCTTTTCCCGACAGCAGCAGCACATCCTCCTGCGTATCGTAGAGATAGCCGTACTTCAACCTGACAAAATGGCTTTTCGCATTCTCTTCCAGCAGGAGCCGGTTCTGGATGGTGGTGTACTCATGGTTGATCGTATCGATTGTCGTCGAGAGATTCCGGTTGGCCGCAAAATTCTTCAAAGCGATCTCGATCGTCGTTTTCAGCACCGCTTCTTTGAACGGCTTGAGGATGTAGCCGTACGGCGTGATGTCGATCGCCCGCTCGATCGTTCTCTCTTTGTCGTTCGCCGTCAGGAAGACGATGGGGATCTCCAGATCCGCCGTAATGTTCCGGGCCAGTTCAATGCCGTCTTCACGGTTTTTAAGCGTGATGTCCATCAGGATCAGGTCCGGCTTCCTGCGCTCCAGGAGGGCGAATGCGCTTGCGCTGTCCGGGGCGATCCCCGTCACCTCATACCCCTGCATCAGCAGGATCTCCTTGATATTCAGGGCGATGATGCTCTCATCTTCGACGATCATGATGCCCGGCTTCATTTGCTTCCCTGCTCGCTGGGGGTGAAACGGATGGTGCAGCAGAAGCCGTTGTCGTTGACGACCTCGATCGTTCCGTTGAGCTGGAACTCAGTGATGGAGTTGATCAGCTGGCACCCCAGGGTATTGGTCATGTCCGTCGTTTTCGGGTCAAAGCCGACGCCGTTGTCGCGTACGCCGAAATGGATGCTACCGTCCTCCGCATGACGGATGAAGATGCGGATCTCTCCGCGGCCGGCCCCTTTGAAAGCATGTTTGATCGCATTGAGAAAAAGCTCATGCACGATCAGGGCAACCAGCACGGCGTTGTCCATCGAGAGGCTGACGTTTTCCGCTTCGACATGCACGGCGATGTGTCCACTCGGGTCGTAAAGCTCCATCATCGCCCCGGAGAGGCGCTCGAGGTGCTGTTTCATGTCGATCGTCGCAAGCCCGGAGTTCTTGTAGAGCATTTCATGGACGAGCGCAATGGCGAAAATACGGCTTTGGCTCTTGGAGAGCGCCTCTTTGACATGCCGATCCGTTTCACGGCGGTTCTGCATCTGCAGCAGCGAGGAGATGACTTCAAGGTTGTTCTTCACCCTGTGGTGGATCTCCTTGATCAGGGCCTCCTTCTCCTCCAGGGAGTGCTTCAGCGCGCTGTTCTGTTCGATGATGATCTTCTCTTTTGCTTTCTGCTCGGTGATGTCCCGGCCGAACGCGCAGACGAACTCGTGCGTCCCGTTGCAAAAATAGTTCGTCGATACCGACGCGGGGAAGCGGCTGCCGTCCTTGCGGATCTGGATGCTCTCGAAGCAGACGAAGCCGCGCGCTTTGATCTCTTCGAGAAACGCCCTGCTGTTGAGATTGCTGTTGGGATCGATCTCGCACAGTTTCTTCTGCAGCAGCTCCTCTTTCGAATACCCCAGCATCTTGCAGGCGGCGTCGTTGACATAGAAAAATCGGGTGTCGAAGGTGAACCAGTAGATGGCGTCCGCGCTGTTGTCCAGGGCAAAGTTGAAGAGCTGGAGCTCCTCTTTCTCCTCGCGCTGGCAGGCCGCCAGCGTCGCCTGTGCCTTTTCGGCGACCATGGCCGTTTTGCGCAGCAAAGAGTAGAGAAACGTGGCGCTTAACAGGAAAAAAAGGACGCCGATCAGGAAAGGGAGACCATAGGTATCCGCTTTGATCTGCGTCAGGCCGATCGAAATCCTGTCAACGATCGCGACCCCGATGACACCGGCGAAAGCAAACCCTGCGGCCTGGAGCTTCGCTTTGTTCCGATCGGAAAATTCAAGATGAGTGCGGTTCAAAACCAACCTTGCATGCATGATGTGAAGCGATATTCTACCCCACATTCCGCACAGGATGTCAAGTGCTCGGCGGGGAAACAAACAAATTTCCCGTTGCGATTTTTATGCGATTTTTTTTCCCTATATTTCCGGCTGAACACATCAAAATAGGGGGTCATATGACACGATTGGCTATTACGCTTCTGTTTGCTGGCAGTTCCATGTTCGCGGTCGAACTTGGCAAGCCATACAAGTTTGCGGACGGGAAAGAGGCATTTCAAAAAGTATGCGCGCACTGCCATACGCTGAAAACCGCACCGCACTCCATTTTTACCAAAATGGACGACGCCACGGGTGTAAAAGCGAGAGCGGAAGGGATTTTCCAGACGGTGAGACACGGCAGCAACGCCATGCCCGCCTTCCGGAAATCGGAAATAGACGACGCGACGCTGATGGATCTGGCGACGAGCCTGGCCGACGGCACGATTGCCGATCCCACGGCAAAGTGAGGCGCGGCGATGTATCGTAGAGCTTTCATGAAACACGCCGCGCTGGCCGCGGCCGCGGCGGCGCTCTCCACCCCGCTCGCCGCAGCGGGCGCCGGGGGCAGCGAAGGCGGCAAACTCATCACCGTCGTTTCCGCCTGTGCCGACGAAACCGGCTATGCGGGCGCCCCGGATGCGGGCGACCTCATCCGGCTGGGCAGCGACAGGCTGGCAAACTTCCGCCTGCTTGCCGCGGCCATCGCCGAAAACAAAGGAGCGACGTTCTGCGGCCTGGTGGCGCCGAGCGATTACGCCCTGCTGCAGCAGGCGGCCATGCCGGCGCGGGTCTCTTTCGTTTCCGAGATCACCCATATGCCCTCCGCATCGGGGATGAACCATACGGAATCGACCCTCTCCGCCACGACGATGAAAAAGGTTTTCGATCATATCGATACGGTCCCGACCGACCGGTACGGCATGGCGGTCTCGGCCTACCACACCGTCGTCGGGCTCAATGCGGCGGCCGTCGCCAAACGACACGACTTTACCACCGGACATTTCGCGCAGAACGCATTTGTCTCATTCGTATTCAAAGCATAAGGAAGATTACATGAGTAAAAAACTGACGGCCATGCCGAAAAACGTTTCGCATGAAACGATGCAGAAAGCCATCAAGGCGTTTGTCAAAATCGTGGGCAAGGAGAACGTGCTCATCGGCGACGAGGAGATGCTCCCCTACGAGAAGATCATGATGGCCGTGCCCATCGAAGAGCATATGCCGGCGCTCGCCGTCCAGGCGTCAACCAAAGAGCAGGTCGTGGAGATCGTCAAGGTGTGCGACAAATACGTCATCCCGCTCTGGACCTTCTCGACGGGCAAGAACATGGGGTACGGTACCGCCGCGCCCGCGCAGCGCGGGGCGGTCATCCTCGACCTGCACAAGATGAACCGCATCATCGAGGTGAACCCCGATCTGTGCTACGCCATCGTCGAGCCGGGCGTCACCTACCAGCAGCTCTTCGACTACATCCATGAAAAAGGGTACAAACTGTGGCTCTCGTGCCCGGCGCCCAGCGCCATCGCCAGCCCCCTGGGCAACACGATGGACCGCGGCGTCGGCTATACGCCCTACGGCGAACACTTTATGATGCAGTGCGGCATGGAGATCGTCCTGGCCGACGGCTCGGAGTTCCGGACCGGGATGGGCGGGATCGAAAACTCCACGAGCTGGGGCGTCTTCAAATGGGGCTACGGCCCCTACCTCGACGGCATCTTTACGCAGAGCAACTACGGCATCTGTACGAAAATGGGGATGTGGCTGATGCCCGAGCCGCCGGCGTACAAACCCTTCTGCATCACCTTCGACAAGGTCGAGGACGTCGAGAAGATCGTGGAGGTCCTGCGCCCGCTGCGCATCGCCAACATCATCCCCAACGCCTTTACCATCGCCAGCACGCTCTACGAGGCGGCCGGCGTCGTCAGCCGCGCGGACTATGTCGAGGGGAACCGCGCCATTACCGACGCGGAGATCGAAAAGATCAAAAAAGATACCGGCATGGGGACGTGGAACGTCTATGCGGGGCTGTACGGGACCGAAGAGGCCAACGAGCTCAACTGGAAGATCATCCAGTCGGCCGTCTCCGCCAACTTCAAAAATGTCGCCTTCCTGACCGCGGCCGAGATGGGGGACGACCCCATCTTCACATACCGCGCCGACCTGATGCGGGGCTACATGACCCTCCAGGAGTTCGGCCTCTACAACTGGCGCGGCGGCGGGGGCAGCATGTGGTTCGCACCGGTGGCGCCTGCCGAGGGCAAACATACGCTGAACCAGTCCGCCCTGGCCAAAAAGATCCTGAACAAATACGAATTCGACTACGTCGCCGAGTTTATCGTGGGGTGGCGGGACATGCACCATATCGTCGACCTGCTCTATAACCGCAACGATCCCGAGGAGATGCAGCGCGCCCATGACTGTTACGCGGAGCTGGTCCGGGAGTTTGCCGCCCAGGGCTACGGCGTCTACCGCACCAGCAGCGGGTTTATGGACCTCGTCGCCGAGACGTACGGCCCGGAGATCCACAACGTCTTCCAGAAAATCAAACGCGCCCTCGACCCCAAGGGGATCCTGGCGCCGGGCAAGTCGGGGATCTATTAATCCCCCGGCGCACTGCGCCGGGCCTGCCTTACTCCTTCACAATAAAATCATTCCGTTTCCTGTGCTTCCAGCCACGTCTCGACTTCATCGACAAAGAACCCCTCGGCGCCGTCGAGCACATGGTTCGCACCGTCGATGCCGTACTGTTTGTAGGTGGGTCCGACAAGTTTGGCCCGCGTCGCGGCAAACCCTTCGTCCTCCCCGTTCGCTCTGCCCCAGACGTCCAGCACGTTCACTCTGATCTTCGGCATATTGTCGTTGCAGGAGACGACCTTGCTGCCGTTGCCGCGGCACCCCACGGCGATGTAGCCTTCCACGGATGCTTCGGGATGCGAAACGAGGTAGCTCGAGGTCATCCCCGCCCCCAGCGAGTGCCCCATAAAGTAGATCGTCTTCACCCCGTGCTCTTTCAGGTAGACGATGGCCCTGTCGATCATGGCGTCCACACGCGGCTGTTCCGCCTCGTACCCTTCGTAATCCTCGTGGTTCGTCGGCATCTGCAGCGAGAGGGTATGGAACTCCAGGTCCTCGTTCAGCGCCCTTCTCAACGGCCCGACGACTTTGAAATCGGGGTGCATCCCCTTGCCGTGCGCGAGAATGATGCCTTTGTCGCTACTGCCTTCGAGGTAGAGGGCTTTTTCGGGCAGCGAAACGGCCAGCAGGGAGAGGGGAACAAGAGCGGTCAGCAGCAGACGGTGCATGAATGTATCCTTTTTTCAGACAAGGATAATCCATAAGTATAAATTCTGCGTAAAAACCCACAGTACACACGTCACACTACATATCAGCTTCGCCCCGTCGAAGCGCATCCAATCAAATGAAGAATTGGCCTTGAGCGCTCCTTGTAAGCCATCCCGGAGGCATAAAGCCGGGAGGGATGAGCGATTCGCGAAAGGCCGCTTTTTGTGCTACTTTTTCTAAAAAAGTGGCATAAACATTCTTCTCTATCTTTTCTTTTTACAAAGAAAAGAAACAAAAGAAAATCGTCGTTGCGCGAATCGCACGCTGCTCCCGGCTTTGGGCCTCCGCAGCGGCTTCCAAGGCACGCTTAACGACCGTTAGCCTATCGATTTTATGCGCTTCGACGTGTCGAAGCTTATATTGAGAATAAAGAGCTTTGTCGCGACAAAGCGCATTCAATCAATTAGGAATTGGCCTCGAACGCTCCTTGAAAGCCATCCCGGAGGCATAAAGCCGGGAGGGGATGAGCGATTCGTGAGAGGCCGCTTTTTGCGCTACTTTTTCTAAAAAAGTAGCAAAGAAATACACTTCTCTATCTTTTCTTTTTCATAAGAAAAGAAACAAAAGAAAATCGTCGTTGCGCGAATCGCTCGCTGCTCCCGGCTTTGGGCCTCAGCAGCGGCTTTCAAGGCACGCTTAACGACACTTAGCCTATTGATTAATGCGCTTCGGGAACCGAAGCTAATATGAAAGTGGCCTCTTCCCTTTTTTCTCTGTGACGGCGCGGCGGGTGCAACCTGTTATAATACGAAAAATTCTTCATCCGTCCAAAGAGTCCCATGATACAGTTTTCAAACCTCTCCAAAAGCTTCGGCAGCCAGGAGCTTTTCAGTAACCTCAATTTCCAGCTCAACCCGGGCAACAAGGTCGGACTCGTCGGCCGCAACGGCAGCGGCAAGTCCACGCTTTTCAAGATCATCCTCGGCGAGGAGAGCCCGGACAGCGGTGAGGTCCTCACCCCCAAGGGCTACCGCATCGGCGCGCTCAAGCAGTACCTGCACTTCACCGAACCGACCCTGCGCGAAGAGGCGGCACTGGCCCTCGGCGAAGAGATGAAGTACGACGTCTACCGCGTGGAGAAGATCCTCTTCGGCCTCGGCTTCGACCAGGAGGACCTCGACAAGGCTCCCGGCTCCTTCTCCGGCGGCTACCAGATCCGCATCAATCTCGCCAAACTGCTGGTAACAGAACCGAACCTGCTGCTGCTCGACGAACCGACCAACTACCTCGACATCCTCTCCCTGCGCTGGCTCAAGGCATTTTTGCGCAGTTTCAAGGGCGAGGTGATCCTCATCACCCACGACCGCGACTTCATGGACTCCATCGTCACCCACACCATGGGCCTCGTGCGCCGCAGCCTCTTTGTCATCCCCGGCGACACCCACAAGTTCTACGACCAGCTCAAGGCCAACGACGAGCTCTACGAGAAGCAGAAGGCCGCCGACGACAAGAAGCGCAAGGAGCTGGAGGACTTCATCGCCCGCAACAAGGCGCGCGCCTCCACCGCGGCGCTGGCCCAGTCCAAGGTCAAGCAGCTCGAGAAGATGGGGGAGATGGACGACCTCGGCTTCGACCCCACGCTGAAGTTCGACTTCAACTTCAAGGAGACCCCGGCCAAGGTGCTGCTGGAAGTCAAAGAGCTCAGTTTCGGCTATACGCCGGAGCACCTCCTTTTCAAAGACGTCTCCTTCACCCTGGAGAAGGGGCAGTGCCTCGCCATCATCGGTAAGAACGGTACGGGTAAATCGACCCTGCTCAACAACATCGCCGGCGAGCTCACCCCTCTCGGCGGCGAGGTAGCGTTCCACCCCTCGACCTCCTTCGGCCATTTCGGACAGACGAACATCTCGCGCCTCAACCCGGGCCAAACCATCATGGAGGAGATCTACGAGGCCAACCCGAAACTCTCCGCCTCCGTCGTGCGCGGCATCTGCGGCGGCATGATGTTCAGCGGGGACCTTGCCGAGAAGAAGGTCTCCCTGCTCTCGGGCGGCGAGAAGAGCCGCGTCATGCTCGGCCAGATCCTCGCGCGCCCGGCGAACCTGCTCTTCCTCGACGAACCGACCCACCACCTCGACATCGACTCCATCGAGGCGCTGATGGTCGCCATCGAGAATTTCCAGGGCTCCTGCATCATCGTCACCCACTCCGAGGAGATGCTCCGCCGCGTCGCCGACCGGCTCATCATCTTCTCCAAAAACGGGGCCGAGTACTTCGACGGCGGCTATGACGACTTTTTGGCGAAGATCGGCTGGGGCGAGGAGGACCAGGTAGAAAAGGTCAAAACCGCCCCCAAGAACAACTACAAGGCGAACAAAAAAGAGATCAACGCCCTCACCCGCGAACGCTCCAAGGCGACCGCGCCGCTGCGCAAAGCGGTAGAGAAGCTGGAGAAGGCGATCATGGAGGGCGAATCTCGCATCAAAACGCTCCACGCGGAGCTCGTGAGCGCCTCGAACAGCGGGGACAACTCCAGGGTGATGGAACTTCACCAGACCGTTGCCAAAGAGGAGAAGGCGGTCGAGGCGGACTTCGAACGCCTCGCCGAAGCGCAGGAGAAGCTCGACGAGCTCATGGCAAGCTATGAGAAGCGCTTCGCGGAGCTGGAGGGGTGATCCTCCTCGACTTCGAGACGAACTCGCACAACGTCCACGACGTCATCGAAGTTGCCGCACTGCGCGTTTCGAAGACTGCGACGGGGTACGTCGTCACCGAGACCTTCCACCGCTACTACCTCTCACGCTACCCGGTCAACCCGCACGCCCTCGCCGTCCACAAGCTCTCCCCCTCGCGCCTGATCGCGCTGCGGGAAGACGCGACGTACCCGGAGCATTTCGACGAGGATCGGGAGTTTGCCGATTTCTGCAATGGCGCGACGACGCTGGTGGCGCACAACATCGCTTTCGAACTGCGTCATCTCGGCGACATAGTCGCGTTTCAAAACCACTTCTGTACCATGCAGGCGAACAAGCGCATCGTCAACGCCAAAAATGTCAGGGGCGGGCTGAAAAACCCGAAGCTCGCGGAGACCTGCGCCTTTTACGGCATCGACTTCGACGAGGAGCAGTACCACAGCGCCATCTACGACGTCACGAAGACACTGGAAATTTTGAACCGCATGGACGGTGCGCTTCGGTGAGCGCAAGGCTCGTATGAAAGTAAGTCAACGCTAGTAGGAACCTATAGAGCTTCGACACGTCGAAGCGCGTCCAATCAATAGGCAGAGTGTCGTTAAGCGTGCCTTGAAAGCCGCTGTGGAGGCCCAAAGCCGGGAGCAGCGAGCGATTCGCGCAACGACGATTTTCTTTTGGTTCTTTTCTTTGTAAAAAGAAAAGATAGAGAAGAATGTTTATGCCACTTTTTTAGAAAAAGTAGCGCAAAAAGCGGCCTTTCGCGAATCGCTCGCCCTTCCCGGCTTTAGGCCTCCAGGGCGGCTTTCAAGGAGCGCTCAAGGCCAAGGCCCGATTTATTTGAATGCGCTTCGGGAACCGAAGCTAATGTGAGAGTAGAAAGTGTGTTTGATTGGGACACGCAGCTATTTTTGCTGGCGTGCTGCCCTTCTGGCTGCTTTTTCCGCCGCTTTTGCAGCGCGGAACTCTTCCATATCCATCGCTTTTATCTCTTCGATAATTTCGACAAGCTCCTCCTCCGAAAATACGCCCGGTTTTTTGAAAACGACCGTTTTCTCCTTCATAATCACCGTTGTCGGCGTGCTTGAGATAAAGAAATGATCTGAAATACTCGTTTCCACCTGGGAGTTGAGCTTGGTGAAGGTGATCTCGGGGTATTTTTCAGACGTCTTTTCAAAGATAGGGGCGTACTGTGCACACGGAGCACAGAATTGTTGCCAGCAATCTATGGCCACGATCTCGCTGCCGTCGACGGTATTATCGTAATTCTCTTTTGTCAGTTCGAGCATCTATTTTTTCTCCTGCTTTTGCTTTTACTTACTTGACAGTTTCCAGACCCTTGTCGATCCAGCCCCAGTTGATCCCGCCGTCGAGCTCGTAGACATTTTTGTAGCCGAGTTTGTCGCCCATGATGTCGCAGGCGACTTTCGTCCGGCTCGCATGGGCGCATACCAGGACGAAAGGCTGCTCTTTCGAGGTCACGACCTTTGAAAAGTCCTCCAGGAACTTGTCGATATCAAAGCTGCCCATCGCGTCAAAAAAGGTGATCTTGTGGCTCCCTTCGATGATGCCGTCGTACTCCCACTCATCGGCTCTTCTGATGTCGATGACAGTGAAACCTTCCTCCAGCTTCTTCTGGAACTCCTTCGTCGAAAGCGACTTGAACGGCCCGAAATCTAGCATTGTTTTCCCTCCTGATGGCGCTACCCTGCGCCGGGTGTTTTTGAGGGTATATACAAATATCATGCCTGTTTACAAAAATGAAGGGAGCTTCGACACGTCGAAGCGCGTCAAATCGATAGGGAGATAGCCTTGAACAATCTTTTGACACTACTATTTCTAAAAAAGTTACATAAATATTCTTCTCTATCTTTTCTTTTTACAAAGAAAAGAAACAAAAGAAAATCGTCGTTGCGCGAATCGCACGCCCTTCTCGGCTTTATGCCTTCAGGGCGGCTTTCAAAGCACGCTTAACGACCGTTTGCCTATTGATCAATGCGCTTCGATGGATCGAAGCTAGTAAAAGAAAGAGAGCTTCGACACGTCGAAGCGCATAAATAAAATAGACTCTTGGGCCTTGAGCGCGATCCTTATAAGCCATCCCGGAGGCATAAAGCCGGGAGGGATGAGCGATTCGCGAAAGGCCGCTTTTTGCGCTACTTTTTCTAAAAAAGTGGCAAAGAAGAATCCAGTTCATTCTTTTCTTTTTACCAAGAAAAGAACCAAAAGAAAATCGTCGTTGCGCGAATCGCTCGCTGCTCCCGGCTTTGTGCCTCCGCAGCGGCTTTCAAGGCACGCTTAACGACAGGTCGCCTATTGATTTATGCGCTTCGGGAACCGAAGC is from Sulfurimonas sp. HSL-1656 and encodes:
- a CDS encoding rhodanese-like domain-containing protein is translated as MLDFGPFKSLSTKEFQKKLEEGFTVIDIRRADEWEYDGIIEGSHKITFFDAMGSFDIDKFLEDFSKVVTSKEQPFVLVCAHASRTKVACDIMGDKLGYKNVYELDGGINWGWIDKGLETVK
- a CDS encoding thioredoxin family protein; the encoded protein is MLELTKENYDNTVDGSEIVAIDCWQQFCAPCAQYAPIFEKTSEKYPEITFTKLNSQVETSISDHFFISSTPTTVIMKEKTVVFKKPGVFSEEELVEIIEEIKAMDMEEFRAAKAAEKAARRAARQQK